Proteins encoded in a region of the Esox lucius isolate fEsoLuc1 chromosome 9, fEsoLuc1.pri, whole genome shotgun sequence genome:
- the si:dkey-76b14.2 gene encoding DENN domain-containing protein 1B isoform X1, whose protein sequence is MGSRLKENPDRTFYWFFEASRPIARDKDPSVLFQFPEDFSDEESRQTLPRFCFPYDIEKVKDVVAVQHFTFVLTDLEGCQRFGFCRLASSSHTCLCMLSYLPWFEVFYKLLNNLADYLTKGQTNEMRELLATLYKQPLPLAVGSVTLQLGEQLLVRTEMPCPPGHAHLPLRDGQEGVPYFIAPDPRSLPSIPENRNLTELVVAVDVSNLLHLYASMLFERRILILSSKLSTLTACVHALSAVLYPMYWQHIFIPVLPPHLLDYCCAPMPFLIGVHSSLTERVKSRGLEDVVILNVDTNTMESPFEDLKKLPADVVSSLKLRLKRLTASPGVGVAKAFLTAQALLFGGYGEALRGDADGQVGFSEEVFLEQKSSATRQFLQSAIHLQLFKQFIDGRLELLNRGTEPDDLFEQEILQCGSAAGSTKTYQQLVGNLKKGGGALILNVKSKAHVYKSAKRGLRNLLSSKDHTEGHSLQRTGSVYGTQRRSQSDSLQSRLPITQHFGKICQSRPRRPVNRHGYHRDNDNTQENTETWEEDWTDRTVPGPVAEPEPKEEEEDSGLCDPEEMDLLGEIFDTLSSRSSHDRGLLYGTRSLDLFGTETDFIRQRSLATPSQESLGVSISGSGSLNSWNQEEGIQATGEELEQTENHDWLGEGQELSEEKSGPALSRREEDRRIEMKEEESSEEKKREEEREERREEMGKGLGGAEELNERKKVEMEKWGVIGEGGQDEPGMKETRKSEDVVVETETQCEGTGEEGENNAKEGRGRAEGETFLGGTDLRQAEQTQVEERGPEMPVQLPGKTATSLGTEAVSTPHKETAPPSFQNNTGPRSSKPPLGRNEGVEGREKKEEAPKPCSPSVALAVAQFHGKAQTRRSPEPAKPSDAPRIRDTIQKSCLQEANARASPSAVATPVLTSHVNDQSECRKEPGDEEDPPFVKVSELKKRFEA, encoded by the exons ATGGGCTCCAGACTGAA AGAAAACCCTGACAGGACGTTCTACTGGTTCTTTGAAGCGTCTCGCCCAATCGCAAGAGACAAGG ATCCGAGTGTGCTGTTCCAGTTTCCGGAGGACTTCAGTGacgag GAGTCCCGTCAGACGCTGCCTCGCTTCTGCTTCCCCTACGACATAGAGAA GGTGAAAGATGTGGTGGCGGTGCAGCATTTCACCTTCGTGCTGACAGACCTGGAGGGCTGCCAACGGTTTGGCTTCTGTCGTCTGGCCAGCAgctcacacacctgtctgtgtaTGCTcag CTACCTACCGTGGTTCGAGGTGTTTTACAAACTTCTGAACAACCTGGCTGACTACCTTACAAAGGGACAG ACCAATGAGATGCGAGAACTTCTGGCCACCCTCTACAAACAGCCCCTGCCATTGGCTGTCGGCTCTGTCACTCTGCAGCTG GGAGAGCAGCTATTGGTCAGGACAGAGATGCCCTGCCCGCCCGGACACGCCCACCTCCCCTTGCGGGACGGGCAGGAAGGG GTGCCCTATTTCATCGCTCCAGACCCCAGGAGTCTCCCGTCCATCCCAGAGAAT AGGAACCTGACGGAGCTGGTGGTGGCAGTAGACGTGTCTAACCTGCTCCATCTCTACGCCAGCATGCTGTTTGAGAGACGCATCCTCATCCTCTCCAGCAAACTCAGTACG TTGACAGCCTGTGTCCATGCCCTCAGTGCAGTTCTCTATCCAATGTACTGGCAGCACATCTTCATCCCTGTCCTGCCCCCCCACCTACTGGACTACTGTtg cGCTCCAATGCCCTTCCTCATTGGAGTTCACTCCAGTCTGACAGAG AGGGTGAAGAGCCGTGGGCTGGAGGATGTGGTGATCCTGAACGTCGACACCAACACCATGGAGTCGCCCTTCGAGGACCTGAAGAAGCTGCCAGCAGACGTG GTGTCCAGTCTGAAGTTGCGTCTGAAGCGCCTGACGGCGTCTCCCGGTGTGGGCGTGGCCAAGGCCTTCCTCACCGCGCAGGCTCTTCTGTTTGGAGGATACGGAGAGGCTCTGAGAGGAGACGCG GATGGTCAGGTCGGGTTCAGCGAGGAGGTGTTTCTGGAACAGAAGTCTTCGGCTACAAGACAGTTCTTACAGAGTGCCATCCACCTACAGCTTTTCAAACAG TTCATTGATGGGCGGCTGGAGCTGCTGAACAGAGGAACAGAACCGGACGACCTGTTTGAACAAGAGATACTACAGTGTGGTTCTGccgcag gAAGCACAAAAACCTACCAGCAGCTGGTTGGCAACCTGAAG AAAGGGGGAGGAGCCCTCATCCTGAACGTCAAGTCCAAGGCCCACGTGTACAAGtcg GCCAAACGTGGCTTGAGGAACCTTTTATCATCCAag GACCACACTGAGGGTCACTCGCTCCAGAGAACCGGTTCCGTATATGGAACGCAGCGCCGCAGCCAATCAGACAGCCTTCAGAGCCGCCTGCCAATAACACAACACTTTGGGAAG ATATGTCAGTCGCGTCCGCGTCGCCCAGTAAATCGCCATGGCTACCACCGTGACAACGACAACACACAGGAGAACACAGAGACCTGGGAGGAAGACTGGACTGACAG GACGGTCCCAGGCCCCGTGGCCGAACCAGAGCccaaggaagaggaggaggactcTGGTCTGTGTGACCCTGAGGAGATGGACCTCCTGGGGGAGATCTTCGACACACTGAGCAGCAGGAGCTCCCACGACCGCGGCCTGCTGTACGGCACCAGGAGCCTGGACCTCTTTGGGACCGAGACGGATTTCATTAGACAG AGGAGTCTTGCCACGCCCAGTCAGGAGAGTTTGGGTGTGTCTATCAGTGGGAGTGGCAGTCTGAACAGCTGGAACCAAGAGGAGGGGATACAGGCTACAGGGGAGGAGCTAGAACAGACAGAGAATCATGATTGGTTAGGTGAGGGACAGGAGCTCTCGGAGGAGAAATCCGGCCCTGCTCTATCaagaagagaggaggacaggcGAATAGAgatgaaggaggaagagagcagtgaggagaagaaaagagaggaggagagagaggagaggagagaggagatgggaaaGGGGTTAGGAGGGGCAGAGGAGCTCAACGAGAGGAAAAAAGTTGAGATGGAGAAATGGGGTGTTATCGGGGAAGGAGGGCAAGATGAGCCAGGGATGAAGGAGACGAGGAAAAGTGAAGACGTCGTcgtagagacagagacacagtgtgAAGGTACGGGCGAGGAAGGAGAGAATAATGCCAAAGAGGGCAGAGgcagggcagagggagagacgtTTCTTGGGGGTACAGACCTGAGACAGGCAGAGCAGAcccaggtggaggagagaggccCAGAGATGCCAGTACAGTTACCCGGTAAGACAGCCACTAGTCTGGGTACTGAGGCTGTGTCCACCCCCCACAAAGAAACTGCTCCCCCTAGCTTCCAGAACAACACAGGGCCCCGTTCATCCAAACCACCTCTCGGACGCAACGAAGGAgtggaagggagggagaaaaaagagGAGGCACCCAAACCCTGCTCTCCTAGCGTGGCGCTGGCCGTGGCACAGTTCCACGGGAAGGCCCAGACCAGGCGCTCGCCTGAGCCCGCTAAGCCCAGCGACGCGCCCCGGATCCGGGACACTATCCAGAAGAGCTGCCTTCAGGAGGCAAACGCGCGGGCCTCACCGAGCGCCGTGGCCACGCCTGTCCTTACCTCGCATGTGAACGACCAATCAGAATGTAGGAAGGAGCCCGGTGACGAGGAAGACCCGCCCTTTGTCAAGGTCTCCGAGCTGAAGAAGAGATTTGAGGCTTGA
- the si:dkey-76b14.2 gene encoding DENN domain-containing protein 1C isoform X2 — translation MGSRLKENPDRTFYWFFEASRPIARDKDPSVLFQFPEDFSDEESRQTLPRFCFPYDIEKVKDVVAVQHFTFVLTDLEGCQRFGFCRLASSSHTCLCMLSYLPWFEVFYKLLNNLADYLTKGQTNEMRELLATLYKQPLPLAVGSVTLQLGEQLLVRTEMPCPPGHAHLPLRDGQEGVPYFIAPDPRSLPSIPENRNLTELVVAVDVSNLLHLYASMLFERRILILSSKLSTLTACVHALSAVLYPMYWQHIFIPVLPPHLLDYCCAPMPFLIGVHSSLTERVKSRGLEDVVILNVDTNTMESPFEDLKKLPADVVSSLKLRLKRLTASPGVGVAKAFLTAQALLFGGYGEALRGDADGQVGFSEEVFLEQKSSATRQFLQSAIHLQLFKQFIDGRLELLNRGTEPDDLFEQEILQCGSAAGSTKTYQQLVGNLKKGGGALILNVKSKAHVYKSAKRGLRNLLSSKDHTEGHSLQRTGSVYGTQRRSQSDSLQSRLPITQHFGKSRPRRPVNRHGYHRDNDNTQENTETWEEDWTDRTVPGPVAEPEPKEEEEDSGLCDPEEMDLLGEIFDTLSSRSSHDRGLLYGTRSLDLFGTETDFIRQRSLATPSQESLGVSISGSGSLNSWNQEEGIQATGEELEQTENHDWLGEGQELSEEKSGPALSRREEDRRIEMKEEESSEEKKREEEREERREEMGKGLGGAEELNERKKVEMEKWGVIGEGGQDEPGMKETRKSEDVVVETETQCEGTGEEGENNAKEGRGRAEGETFLGGTDLRQAEQTQVEERGPEMPVQLPGKTATSLGTEAVSTPHKETAPPSFQNNTGPRSSKPPLGRNEGVEGREKKEEAPKPCSPSVALAVAQFHGKAQTRRSPEPAKPSDAPRIRDTIQKSCLQEANARASPSAVATPVLTSHVNDQSECRKEPGDEEDPPFVKVSELKKRFEA, via the exons ATGGGCTCCAGACTGAA AGAAAACCCTGACAGGACGTTCTACTGGTTCTTTGAAGCGTCTCGCCCAATCGCAAGAGACAAGG ATCCGAGTGTGCTGTTCCAGTTTCCGGAGGACTTCAGTGacgag GAGTCCCGTCAGACGCTGCCTCGCTTCTGCTTCCCCTACGACATAGAGAA GGTGAAAGATGTGGTGGCGGTGCAGCATTTCACCTTCGTGCTGACAGACCTGGAGGGCTGCCAACGGTTTGGCTTCTGTCGTCTGGCCAGCAgctcacacacctgtctgtgtaTGCTcag CTACCTACCGTGGTTCGAGGTGTTTTACAAACTTCTGAACAACCTGGCTGACTACCTTACAAAGGGACAG ACCAATGAGATGCGAGAACTTCTGGCCACCCTCTACAAACAGCCCCTGCCATTGGCTGTCGGCTCTGTCACTCTGCAGCTG GGAGAGCAGCTATTGGTCAGGACAGAGATGCCCTGCCCGCCCGGACACGCCCACCTCCCCTTGCGGGACGGGCAGGAAGGG GTGCCCTATTTCATCGCTCCAGACCCCAGGAGTCTCCCGTCCATCCCAGAGAAT AGGAACCTGACGGAGCTGGTGGTGGCAGTAGACGTGTCTAACCTGCTCCATCTCTACGCCAGCATGCTGTTTGAGAGACGCATCCTCATCCTCTCCAGCAAACTCAGTACG TTGACAGCCTGTGTCCATGCCCTCAGTGCAGTTCTCTATCCAATGTACTGGCAGCACATCTTCATCCCTGTCCTGCCCCCCCACCTACTGGACTACTGTtg cGCTCCAATGCCCTTCCTCATTGGAGTTCACTCCAGTCTGACAGAG AGGGTGAAGAGCCGTGGGCTGGAGGATGTGGTGATCCTGAACGTCGACACCAACACCATGGAGTCGCCCTTCGAGGACCTGAAGAAGCTGCCAGCAGACGTG GTGTCCAGTCTGAAGTTGCGTCTGAAGCGCCTGACGGCGTCTCCCGGTGTGGGCGTGGCCAAGGCCTTCCTCACCGCGCAGGCTCTTCTGTTTGGAGGATACGGAGAGGCTCTGAGAGGAGACGCG GATGGTCAGGTCGGGTTCAGCGAGGAGGTGTTTCTGGAACAGAAGTCTTCGGCTACAAGACAGTTCTTACAGAGTGCCATCCACCTACAGCTTTTCAAACAG TTCATTGATGGGCGGCTGGAGCTGCTGAACAGAGGAACAGAACCGGACGACCTGTTTGAACAAGAGATACTACAGTGTGGTTCTGccgcag gAAGCACAAAAACCTACCAGCAGCTGGTTGGCAACCTGAAG AAAGGGGGAGGAGCCCTCATCCTGAACGTCAAGTCCAAGGCCCACGTGTACAAGtcg GCCAAACGTGGCTTGAGGAACCTTTTATCATCCAag GACCACACTGAGGGTCACTCGCTCCAGAGAACCGGTTCCGTATATGGAACGCAGCGCCGCAGCCAATCAGACAGCCTTCAGAGCCGCCTGCCAATAACACAACACTTTGGGAAG TCGCGTCCGCGTCGCCCAGTAAATCGCCATGGCTACCACCGTGACAACGACAACACACAGGAGAACACAGAGACCTGGGAGGAAGACTGGACTGACAG GACGGTCCCAGGCCCCGTGGCCGAACCAGAGCccaaggaagaggaggaggactcTGGTCTGTGTGACCCTGAGGAGATGGACCTCCTGGGGGAGATCTTCGACACACTGAGCAGCAGGAGCTCCCACGACCGCGGCCTGCTGTACGGCACCAGGAGCCTGGACCTCTTTGGGACCGAGACGGATTTCATTAGACAG AGGAGTCTTGCCACGCCCAGTCAGGAGAGTTTGGGTGTGTCTATCAGTGGGAGTGGCAGTCTGAACAGCTGGAACCAAGAGGAGGGGATACAGGCTACAGGGGAGGAGCTAGAACAGACAGAGAATCATGATTGGTTAGGTGAGGGACAGGAGCTCTCGGAGGAGAAATCCGGCCCTGCTCTATCaagaagagaggaggacaggcGAATAGAgatgaaggaggaagagagcagtgaggagaagaaaagagaggaggagagagaggagaggagagaggagatgggaaaGGGGTTAGGAGGGGCAGAGGAGCTCAACGAGAGGAAAAAAGTTGAGATGGAGAAATGGGGTGTTATCGGGGAAGGAGGGCAAGATGAGCCAGGGATGAAGGAGACGAGGAAAAGTGAAGACGTCGTcgtagagacagagacacagtgtgAAGGTACGGGCGAGGAAGGAGAGAATAATGCCAAAGAGGGCAGAGgcagggcagagggagagacgtTTCTTGGGGGTACAGACCTGAGACAGGCAGAGCAGAcccaggtggaggagagaggccCAGAGATGCCAGTACAGTTACCCGGTAAGACAGCCACTAGTCTGGGTACTGAGGCTGTGTCCACCCCCCACAAAGAAACTGCTCCCCCTAGCTTCCAGAACAACACAGGGCCCCGTTCATCCAAACCACCTCTCGGACGCAACGAAGGAgtggaagggagggagaaaaaagagGAGGCACCCAAACCCTGCTCTCCTAGCGTGGCGCTGGCCGTGGCACAGTTCCACGGGAAGGCCCAGACCAGGCGCTCGCCTGAGCCCGCTAAGCCCAGCGACGCGCCCCGGATCCGGGACACTATCCAGAAGAGCTGCCTTCAGGAGGCAAACGCGCGGGCCTCACCGAGCGCCGTGGCCACGCCTGTCCTTACCTCGCATGTGAACGACCAATCAGAATGTAGGAAGGAGCCCGGTGACGAGGAAGACCCGCCCTTTGTCAAGGTCTCCGAGCTGAAGAAGAGATTTGAGGCTTGA
- the si:dkey-76b14.2 gene encoding DENN domain-containing protein 1B isoform X3, producing MGSRLKENPDRTFYWFFEASRPIARDKDPSVLFQFPEDFSDEESRQTLPRFCFPYDIEKVKDVVAVQHFTFVLTDLEGCQRFGFCRLASSSHTCLCMLSYLPWFEVFYKLLNNLADYLTKGQTNEMRELLATLYKQPLPLAVGSVTLQLVPYFIAPDPRSLPSIPENRNLTELVVAVDVSNLLHLYASMLFERRILILSSKLSTLTACVHALSAVLYPMYWQHIFIPVLPPHLLDYCCAPMPFLIGVHSSLTERVKSRGLEDVVILNVDTNTMESPFEDLKKLPADVVSSLKLRLKRLTASPGVGVAKAFLTAQALLFGGYGEALRGDADGQVGFSEEVFLEQKSSATRQFLQSAIHLQLFKQFIDGRLELLNRGTEPDDLFEQEILQCGSAAGSTKTYQQLVGNLKKGGGALILNVKSKAHVYKSAKRGLRNLLSSKDHTEGHSLQRTGSVYGTQRRSQSDSLQSRLPITQHFGKICQSRPRRPVNRHGYHRDNDNTQENTETWEEDWTDRTVPGPVAEPEPKEEEEDSGLCDPEEMDLLGEIFDTLSSRSSHDRGLLYGTRSLDLFGTETDFIRQRSLATPSQESLGVSISGSGSLNSWNQEEGIQATGEELEQTENHDWLGEGQELSEEKSGPALSRREEDRRIEMKEEESSEEKKREEEREERREEMGKGLGGAEELNERKKVEMEKWGVIGEGGQDEPGMKETRKSEDVVVETETQCEGTGEEGENNAKEGRGRAEGETFLGGTDLRQAEQTQVEERGPEMPVQLPGKTATSLGTEAVSTPHKETAPPSFQNNTGPRSSKPPLGRNEGVEGREKKEEAPKPCSPSVALAVAQFHGKAQTRRSPEPAKPSDAPRIRDTIQKSCLQEANARASPSAVATPVLTSHVNDQSECRKEPGDEEDPPFVKVSELKKRFEA from the exons ATGGGCTCCAGACTGAA AGAAAACCCTGACAGGACGTTCTACTGGTTCTTTGAAGCGTCTCGCCCAATCGCAAGAGACAAGG ATCCGAGTGTGCTGTTCCAGTTTCCGGAGGACTTCAGTGacgag GAGTCCCGTCAGACGCTGCCTCGCTTCTGCTTCCCCTACGACATAGAGAA GGTGAAAGATGTGGTGGCGGTGCAGCATTTCACCTTCGTGCTGACAGACCTGGAGGGCTGCCAACGGTTTGGCTTCTGTCGTCTGGCCAGCAgctcacacacctgtctgtgtaTGCTcag CTACCTACCGTGGTTCGAGGTGTTTTACAAACTTCTGAACAACCTGGCTGACTACCTTACAAAGGGACAG ACCAATGAGATGCGAGAACTTCTGGCCACCCTCTACAAACAGCCCCTGCCATTGGCTGTCGGCTCTGTCACTCTGCAGCTG GTGCCCTATTTCATCGCTCCAGACCCCAGGAGTCTCCCGTCCATCCCAGAGAAT AGGAACCTGACGGAGCTGGTGGTGGCAGTAGACGTGTCTAACCTGCTCCATCTCTACGCCAGCATGCTGTTTGAGAGACGCATCCTCATCCTCTCCAGCAAACTCAGTACG TTGACAGCCTGTGTCCATGCCCTCAGTGCAGTTCTCTATCCAATGTACTGGCAGCACATCTTCATCCCTGTCCTGCCCCCCCACCTACTGGACTACTGTtg cGCTCCAATGCCCTTCCTCATTGGAGTTCACTCCAGTCTGACAGAG AGGGTGAAGAGCCGTGGGCTGGAGGATGTGGTGATCCTGAACGTCGACACCAACACCATGGAGTCGCCCTTCGAGGACCTGAAGAAGCTGCCAGCAGACGTG GTGTCCAGTCTGAAGTTGCGTCTGAAGCGCCTGACGGCGTCTCCCGGTGTGGGCGTGGCCAAGGCCTTCCTCACCGCGCAGGCTCTTCTGTTTGGAGGATACGGAGAGGCTCTGAGAGGAGACGCG GATGGTCAGGTCGGGTTCAGCGAGGAGGTGTTTCTGGAACAGAAGTCTTCGGCTACAAGACAGTTCTTACAGAGTGCCATCCACCTACAGCTTTTCAAACAG TTCATTGATGGGCGGCTGGAGCTGCTGAACAGAGGAACAGAACCGGACGACCTGTTTGAACAAGAGATACTACAGTGTGGTTCTGccgcag gAAGCACAAAAACCTACCAGCAGCTGGTTGGCAACCTGAAG AAAGGGGGAGGAGCCCTCATCCTGAACGTCAAGTCCAAGGCCCACGTGTACAAGtcg GCCAAACGTGGCTTGAGGAACCTTTTATCATCCAag GACCACACTGAGGGTCACTCGCTCCAGAGAACCGGTTCCGTATATGGAACGCAGCGCCGCAGCCAATCAGACAGCCTTCAGAGCCGCCTGCCAATAACACAACACTTTGGGAAG ATATGTCAGTCGCGTCCGCGTCGCCCAGTAAATCGCCATGGCTACCACCGTGACAACGACAACACACAGGAGAACACAGAGACCTGGGAGGAAGACTGGACTGACAG GACGGTCCCAGGCCCCGTGGCCGAACCAGAGCccaaggaagaggaggaggactcTGGTCTGTGTGACCCTGAGGAGATGGACCTCCTGGGGGAGATCTTCGACACACTGAGCAGCAGGAGCTCCCACGACCGCGGCCTGCTGTACGGCACCAGGAGCCTGGACCTCTTTGGGACCGAGACGGATTTCATTAGACAG AGGAGTCTTGCCACGCCCAGTCAGGAGAGTTTGGGTGTGTCTATCAGTGGGAGTGGCAGTCTGAACAGCTGGAACCAAGAGGAGGGGATACAGGCTACAGGGGAGGAGCTAGAACAGACAGAGAATCATGATTGGTTAGGTGAGGGACAGGAGCTCTCGGAGGAGAAATCCGGCCCTGCTCTATCaagaagagaggaggacaggcGAATAGAgatgaaggaggaagagagcagtgaggagaagaaaagagaggaggagagagaggagaggagagaggagatgggaaaGGGGTTAGGAGGGGCAGAGGAGCTCAACGAGAGGAAAAAAGTTGAGATGGAGAAATGGGGTGTTATCGGGGAAGGAGGGCAAGATGAGCCAGGGATGAAGGAGACGAGGAAAAGTGAAGACGTCGTcgtagagacagagacacagtgtgAAGGTACGGGCGAGGAAGGAGAGAATAATGCCAAAGAGGGCAGAGgcagggcagagggagagacgtTTCTTGGGGGTACAGACCTGAGACAGGCAGAGCAGAcccaggtggaggagagaggccCAGAGATGCCAGTACAGTTACCCGGTAAGACAGCCACTAGTCTGGGTACTGAGGCTGTGTCCACCCCCCACAAAGAAACTGCTCCCCCTAGCTTCCAGAACAACACAGGGCCCCGTTCATCCAAACCACCTCTCGGACGCAACGAAGGAgtggaagggagggagaaaaaagagGAGGCACCCAAACCCTGCTCTCCTAGCGTGGCGCTGGCCGTGGCACAGTTCCACGGGAAGGCCCAGACCAGGCGCTCGCCTGAGCCCGCTAAGCCCAGCGACGCGCCCCGGATCCGGGACACTATCCAGAAGAGCTGCCTTCAGGAGGCAAACGCGCGGGCCTCACCGAGCGCCGTGGCCACGCCTGTCCTTACCTCGCATGTGAACGACCAATCAGAATGTAGGAAGGAGCCCGGTGACGAGGAAGACCCGCCCTTTGTCAAGGTCTCCGAGCTGAAGAAGAGATTTGAGGCTTGA